From Brassica oleracea var. oleracea cultivar TO1000 chromosome C3, BOL, whole genome shotgun sequence, a single genomic window includes:
- the LOC106333615 gene encoding gibberellin 2-beta-dioxygenase 3-like has product MVVSLKPKPVTLNNSQIYVNPKCKPSPVLVPVVNLTDPNAKTQIVKACEEFGFFKVVNHGVRPEFLTQLEEEAIKFFALPQSHKDKAGPAYPFGYGSKRIGPNGDVGWIEYILLNANSDTKTTAVFRQTTQTFREVVEVYMEEMKDMSSKVLDMVAEELKIEPKEKLSKLVKVKESDSCLRMNHYPEKKETRGKEEVGFGEHTDPQLVSVLRSNDTKGLQICLKDGTWVDVPPDHSSFFVIVGDTLQVMTNGRFKSVKHRVLTNAKRSRLSMIYFAGPPLTEKIAPLSCLVPKQEDCLYREFTWSQYKSAAYKTKLGDYRLGLFEKQFPFSISGTV; this is encoded by the exons ATGGTTGTTTCGTTAAAGCCAAAACCAGTCACTCTTAATAATAGCCAAATCTATGTTAACCCAAAATGCAAACCGAGTCCGGTTCTAGTCCCGGTTGTAAATTTAACCGACCCAAATGCCAAAACCCAAATCGTAAAGGCTTGCGAGGAGTTTGGGTTCTTCAAAGTCGTCAACCATGGGGTCAGACCAGAGTTTTTGACCCAGTTGGAAGAAGAGGCCATCAAATTCTTTGCTTTGCCACAGTCGCATAAAGACAAGGCGGGTCCAGCCTACCCGTTTGGGTACGGTAGTAAACGGATCGGACCTAATGGTGATGTAGGCTGGATAGAGTATATTCTCCTCAATGCTAATAGTGATACCAAAACTACAGCCGTTTTCCGACAAACCACTCAAACTTTCAG AGAGGTGGTGGAAGTGTACATGGAGGAGATGAAGGACATGTCTAGCAAAGTTCTTGATATGGTAGCTGAAGAGTTAAAGATAGAGCCAAAGGAGAAGCTAAGCAAACTGGTGAAGGTGAAGGAGAGTGATTCGTGTCTGAGGATGAACCATTACCCGGAGAAGAAGGAGACTAGAGGCAAGGAAGAGGTTGGGTTCGGTGAGCATACAGATCCACAGTTAGTGTCAGTTCTCAGGTCAAACGACACGAAGGGTTTACAAATCTGTTTGAAAGATGGGACTTGGGTCGATGTTCCACCTGATCACTCCTCTTTCTTCGTTATTGTCGGAGATACTCTTCAG GTGATGACTAATGGAAGATTCAAAAGTGTGAAACACAGAGTGCTCACAAATGCAAAGAGGTCAAGACTATCGATGATCTACTTCGCAGGTCCTCCGTTGACAGAGAAGATTGCACCATTATCATGCCTTGTCCCAAAGCAGGAAGATTGTCTCTATAGAGAGTTTACTTGGTCTCAGTACAAGTCAGCTGCTTACAAGACTAAGCTTGGCGACTATAGGCTTGGTCTCTTTGAGAAACAATTTCCATTTTCTATTTCCGGTACTGTTTGA
- the LOC106328528 gene encoding LOW QUALITY PROTEIN: katanin p60 ATPase-containing subunit A-like 2 (The sequence of the model RefSeq protein was modified relative to this genomic sequence to represent the inferred CDS: deleted 1 base in 1 codon), which produces MATDEPSPSRWSFLFGRKKLSEEQQEDGSSSTTKEEPSSQVQEEGNTGLANGIREKPKKSMFPPFESAETRALAESLSRDIIRGNPNVKWESIKGLENAKRLLKEAVVMPIKYPSYFNGLLSPWKGILLFGPPGTGKTMLAKAVATECNTTFFNISASSVVSKWRGDSEKLIRVLFDLAKHHAPSTIFLDEIDAIISQRGGEGRSEHEASRRLKTELLIQMDGLQKTNELVFVLAATNLPWELDAAMLRRLEKRILVPLPDPEARRGMFEMLLPWQPGDEPLPHDVLVEKLEGYSGSDIRILCKEAAMQPLRRTLAVLEDTEDIVPEDELPKVGAILPEDIDRALSNTRPSAHLHAHLYDRFNDDYGSHILK; this is translated from the exons ATGGCGACCGACGAGCCCTCTCCCTCC CGCTGGAGCTTTCTG TTTGGGAGGAAGAAGCTGTCTGAAGAACAACAAGAAGATGGATCATCCAGCACCACAAAGGAAGAACCTTCTTCCCAAGTTCAG GAGGAGGGTAACACTGGCTTGGCCAATGGGATTCGAGAGAAGCC GAAGAAGTCAATGTTTCCACCTTTTGAATCAGCAGAAACTCGTGCTCTCGCAGAGAGTTTGAGTAG GGATATCATCCGTGGGAATCCAAATGTCAAGTGGGAAAGCATCAAGGGCTTAGAGAACGCTAAAAGGTTGCTTAAAGAAGCTGTTGTCATGCCTATCAAATACCCCTC CTACTTTAATGGTCTACTATCTCCATGGAAAGGGATTCTTCTCTTTGGTCCACCTGGTACCGGAAAG ACTATGCTTGCAAAGGCTGTTGCTACAGAGTGTAACACAACGTTTTTCAATATCTCAGCCTCATCTGTTGTAAGCAAATGGAGAG GTGATTCTGAGAAGTTGATAAGAGTGCTGTTTGATCTAGCTAAGCATCATGCACCTTCGACAATATTTCTTGATGAAATAGACGCAATCATAAGCCAACGTGGTGGTGAAGGTCGTAGTGAACATGAAGCAAGCAGGCGTCTCAAAACCGAGCTGCTCATTCAG ATGGATGGGTTACAGAAAACAAATGAGCTTGTATTTGTTTTAGCAGCAACAAATCTCCCATGGGAACTAGATGCAGCTATGCTCCGGAGACTAGAGAAAAGA ATTCTTGTACCTTTACCGGATCCGGAAGCTAGAAGAGGAATGTTCGAGATGCTCTTGCCTTGGCAACCGGGAGATGAGCCATTGCCTCATGATGTGCTGGTTGAGAAATTAGAGGGCTACTCGGGTTCAGACATTAGGATACTTTGTAAGGAAGCTGCCATGCAACCACTGAGACGCACATTGGCTGTGTTAGAAGACACAGAAGATATTGTGCCTGAAGATG AGTTGCCAAAAGTGGGAGCTATACTACCAGAAGACATTGATAGAGCACTAAGTAACACTCGACCATCGGCTCATCTGCACGCCCATCTCTACGACAGGTTTAACGATGATTACGGTAGCCATATCCTTAAATAA
- the LOC106328529 gene encoding rRNA-processing protein UTP23 homolog, translating to MRVKRQKKNRRTVRFFTVCFGFRQPFKVLCDGTFVHHLVSHEITPADTVISELLGGPVKLFTTRCVVAELQKLGKDYSESLEAAQMLSTATCEHDEAKPADVCLSEVLGSKNSEHFFLGTQDAVFRKKLQMESIVPLLYGLNNSLQIDQPSDFQREVAKDSERKRLTMTDAEKRMLEKQTARILASSRGEGAAEDEQWETPRVASTRNGLGVKDKPQFKRNRAKGPNPLSCMKKKKVNDAKKPQSKPKAESKSGGQEAKKGESGGEKRTRKRSRKGKAGPEGT from the exons ATGAGAGTGAAGAGGCAGAAGAAGAACAGGAGAACCGTGAGATTCTTCACTGTCTGTTTCGGTTTCCGACAGCCTTTCAAGGTCCTTTGCGACGGCACATTCGTCCACCATCTCGTGTCTCACGAGATCACTCCCGCCGACACTGTCATCTCCGAGCTACTCGGAGGTCCCGTCAAGCTCTTCACGACCAGGTGTGTGGTTGCGGAGTTGCAGAAACTGGGTAAAGATTACTCGGAGTCCCTCGAGGCTGCTCAGATGCTTAGCACAGCTAC GTGTGAGCACGACGAGGCGAAACCAGCAGACGTGTGTTTGTCAGAGGTACTCGGATCCAAAAACTCTGAGCATTTCTTTCTCGGTACTCAGGACGCCGTTTTTAGGAAAAAGCTTCAGATG GAGTCTATCGTTCCACTATTGTATGGTCTGAATAACAGTCTGCAGATCGACCAACCTTCTGATTTCCAACGCGAGGTCGCAAAAGACTCTGAAAGAAAGCGGTTGACCATGACCGATGCAGAGAAGAGGATGTTGGAGAAACAGACTGCGAGAATTTTAGCTTCTAGTAGAGGAGAAGGAGCAGCTGAAGACGAGCAATGGGAAACTCCGCGAGTGGCCAGTACAAGAAATGGACTCGGTGTGAAGGATAAACCCCAGTTCAAGCGAAATAGAGCAAAG GGACCAAACCCACTTTCATGCATGAAGAAAAAGAAGGTGAACGATGCCAAGAAACCTCAATCAAAGCCCAAAGCTGAATCGAAATCTGGTGGACAAGAG GCAAAGAAAGGTGAAAGCGGTGGAGAAAAGAGGACAAGAAAACGGTCCAGAAAAGGAAAAGCTGGTCCGGAGGGAACCTGA
- the LOC106328953 gene encoding solanesyl diphosphate synthase 3, chloroplastic/mitochondrial-like isoform X1, translated as MLFTRGISRISSKLLRNRSFSQSLLAIIIPEQGHSCSDSTTAHKKGYVCRGSTYSFKSPVFGAGFTHHHHLYHQSSSVVEEELDPFSLVADELSLLSNKLRAMVVAEVPKLASAAEYFFKRGVEGKQFRPTILLLMATALNVRVPEALAADSADIVSSELRVRQRGIAEITEMIHVASLLHDDVLDDADTRRGVGSLNFVMGNKISVLAGDFLLSRACVALAALKNTEVVSLLATVVEHLVTGETMQMTSTTDQRHSMDYYMQKTYYKTASLISNSCKAVALLAGQSAEVAMLAFEYGKNLGLAFQLIDDVLDFTGTSASLGKGSLSDIRHGIITAPILFAMEEFPQLRKVVGQLEKDPTNVDIALEYLGKSNGIQRTRDLAMEHANLAAAAIGSLPETDDEDVKRSRRALVDLTHRVITRNK; from the exons ATGTTATTCACGAGAGGTATTTCTCGGATCTCTTCAAAGCTTCTGAGAAACCGCAGCTTCTCTCAATCTCTCCTCGCAATCATCATCCCCGAACAGGGTCACTCTTGTTCCGACTCTACTACTGCACACAAGAAG GGTTACGTTTGCAGAGGTTCTACTTATTCATTCAAATCCCCCGTTTTTGGTGCTGGTTTTACACATCATCATCATCTCTATCACCAGAGCAGCTCAGTTGTTGAG GAGGAGCTTGACCCGTTTTCGCTTGTAGCTGATGAGCTGTCACTTCTTAGTAATAAGTTGAGAGCCATGGTAGTTGCCGAG GTTCCCAAGCTTGCTTCTGCGGCTGAATACTTCTTCAAAAGGGGTGTGGAAGGCAAACAGTTTCGTCCAACT ATTTTGCTGTTGATGGCGACTGCTCTGAATGTACGCGTACCAGAAGCCTTGGCTGCTGATTCAGCAGATATAGTCTCATCAGAGTTACGTGTAAGGCAACGGGGTATTGCTGAAATTACCGAAATGATACAT GTTGCAAGCCTCCTGCACGATGATGTCTTGGATGATGCGGATACAAGGCGTGGTGTTGGTTCTTTAAACTTTGTAATGGGTAACAAG ATATCAGTATTAGCAGGAGACTTTTTGCTCTCTCGGGCTTGTGTGGCTCTTGCTGCTCTGAAAAACACGGAG GTTGTGTCATTACTTGCAACTGTTGTAGAGCATCTTGTTACCGGTGAAACCATGCAAATGACTAGCACAACGGATCAGCGTCATAG TATGGACTACTACATGCAGAAGACATATTATAAGACGGCGTCACTAATCTCAAACAGCTGCAAAGCAGTGGCATTACTCGCTGGACAATCAGCAGAAGTTGCCATGTTAGCTTTTGAATACGGGAAGAATCTG GGCTTGGCGTTCCAATTGATAGACGACGTTCTCGACTTCACGGGCACATCTGCGTCTCTAGGAAAGGGATCCTTATCAGACATCCGACATGGGATCATAACAGCTCCGATCCTGTTTGCGATGGAGGAGTTTCCACAGCTACGCAAAGTTGTTGGTCAACTTGAAAAAGATCCAACGAATGTTGACATT GCTTTGGAGTATCTTGGGAAGAGCAATGGGATACAAAGGACCAGAGACTTAGCTATGGAACATGCGAATCTCGCAGCAGCAGCAATTGGGTCTCTACCTGAAACAGACGATGAAGATGTCAAAAGATCGAGGCGGGCACTTGTTGACTTGACACATAGAGTCATCACCAGAAACAAGTGA
- the LOC106328953 gene encoding solanesyl diphosphate synthase 3, chloroplastic/mitochondrial-like isoform X2 codes for MVVAEVPKLASAAEYFFKRGVEGKQFRPTILLLMATALNVRVPEALAADSADIVSSELRVRQRGIAEITEMIHVASLLHDDVLDDADTRRGVGSLNFVMGNKISVLAGDFLLSRACVALAALKNTEVVSLLATVVEHLVTGETMQMTSTTDQRHSMDYYMQKTYYKTASLISNSCKAVALLAGQSAEVAMLAFEYGKNLGLAFQLIDDVLDFTGTSASLGKGSLSDIRHGIITAPILFAMEEFPQLRKVVGQLEKDPTNVDIALEYLGKSNGIQRTRDLAMEHANLAAAAIGSLPETDDEDVKRSRRALVDLTHRVITRNK; via the exons ATGGTAGTTGCCGAG GTTCCCAAGCTTGCTTCTGCGGCTGAATACTTCTTCAAAAGGGGTGTGGAAGGCAAACAGTTTCGTCCAACT ATTTTGCTGTTGATGGCGACTGCTCTGAATGTACGCGTACCAGAAGCCTTGGCTGCTGATTCAGCAGATATAGTCTCATCAGAGTTACGTGTAAGGCAACGGGGTATTGCTGAAATTACCGAAATGATACAT GTTGCAAGCCTCCTGCACGATGATGTCTTGGATGATGCGGATACAAGGCGTGGTGTTGGTTCTTTAAACTTTGTAATGGGTAACAAG ATATCAGTATTAGCAGGAGACTTTTTGCTCTCTCGGGCTTGTGTGGCTCTTGCTGCTCTGAAAAACACGGAG GTTGTGTCATTACTTGCAACTGTTGTAGAGCATCTTGTTACCGGTGAAACCATGCAAATGACTAGCACAACGGATCAGCGTCATAG TATGGACTACTACATGCAGAAGACATATTATAAGACGGCGTCACTAATCTCAAACAGCTGCAAAGCAGTGGCATTACTCGCTGGACAATCAGCAGAAGTTGCCATGTTAGCTTTTGAATACGGGAAGAATCTG GGCTTGGCGTTCCAATTGATAGACGACGTTCTCGACTTCACGGGCACATCTGCGTCTCTAGGAAAGGGATCCTTATCAGACATCCGACATGGGATCATAACAGCTCCGATCCTGTTTGCGATGGAGGAGTTTCCACAGCTACGCAAAGTTGTTGGTCAACTTGAAAAAGATCCAACGAATGTTGACATT GCTTTGGAGTATCTTGGGAAGAGCAATGGGATACAAAGGACCAGAGACTTAGCTATGGAACATGCGAATCTCGCAGCAGCAGCAATTGGGTCTCTACCTGAAACAGACGATGAAGATGTCAAAAGATCGAGGCGGGCACTTGTTGACTTGACACATAGAGTCATCACCAGAAACAAGTGA
- the LOC106336517 gene encoding uncharacterized protein LOC106336517, which produces MGCAASSIDNEEKVLVCRQRKRLMKKLLVFRGDFADAQLAYLRALRNTGVTLRQFTESESLELENTSYGLSFPSPPPTLPPSPPHPPTLPPPPPPPPFSPDLRKPETGHKNEEEEEGAAEIDGNVDGSGATPPPPLPNSWNLWNPFESLELDSHPNGDDVGTQLDLKKKQKFQQAEEENWAETKTEFEEEDEQQEALGLSVQRIEAGGGSEVKKSRRLKFKLEEVMDDNSSMTSCYGKDLENADCRIRRTLEGIIKELDDYFLKASGCEKEIAVIVDINSRDSVDPFRYQETRRKRSSSAKVFSALSWSWSSKSLQMGKDATTSGTVEPCRPGAHCSTLEKLYTAEKKLYQLVRNKEIAKVEHERKSALLQKQDGEAYDLSKIEKTRLSLESLESEIQRLEDSITETCSCVLKLINEELYPQLVALTSGLAHMWKTMLKCHQVQVHISQQLNHLPDYPSIDLSSEYKRQAVNQLETEVTSWYNSFCKLVNSQREYVKTLCTWIQLTDRLSKEDNQRTSLPVAARKLCKEWQLVFEKLPDQVTSEAIKSFLMAIKFVINQQTEEYNLRRKWNKLEKRLEKELISLAEMERRFEGMSAMEEDANSTSLGSKHPLLIKQAKIEALRKRVDVEKTKYLNSVEVSKRMTLDNLKSSLPNVFQVLTALATVFAKGFESVHGQTATDVSNTSQDSDGSQH; this is translated from the exons ATGGGGTGTGCTGCTTCAAGCATTGACAATGAAGAAAAGGTGTTAGTTTGTAGGCAGAGAAAGAGGCTAATGAAGAAGTTACTAGTGTTCAGGGGAGATTTTGCAGATGCTCAATTGGCTTATCTTAGAGCTTTGAGGAACACTGGTGTCACTCTCAGGCAGTTCACTGAGTCTGAGTCCTTGGAGCTTGAGAACACTAGTTATGGCTTAAGTTTTCCTTCTCCACCTCCTACATTGCCTCCTTCTCCTCCTCATCCTCCTACCTTGCCTCCTCCACCACCTCCTCCTCCTTTTAGCCCGGATTTGAGAAAGCCTGAGACTGGTCATAAGAATGAGGAAGAAGAAGAGGGTGCTGCAGAGATTGATGGTAATGTTGATGGAAGTGGTGCAACACCTCCACCTCCATTGCCGAACTCTTGGAACTTGTGGAACCCGTTCGAGTCACTGGAGCTGGATAGCCATCCGAATGGTGATGATGTAGGTACACAACTTGACCTGAAGAAGAAACAGAAGTTTCAGCAAGCTGAAGAGGAGAACTGGGCAGAGACGAAGACTGAGTTTGAGGAAGAAGATGAGCAACAAGAAGCACTTGGTTTAAGTGTTCAGCGAATAGAAGCTGGTGGTGGGTCTGAAGTGAAGAAGTCACGGCGTCTGAAGTTTAAGCTGGAAGAAGTTATGGACGACAACTCATCGATGACAAGCTGCTACGGTAAAGATCTGGAGAACGCTGATTGTAGGATCAGGAGGACCTTAGAAGGGATCATCAAGGAGTTGGATGATTACTTTCTTAAAGCATCTGGCTGCGAGAAGGAGATAGCTGTGATAGTAGACATCAACAGCAGGGATAGTGTTGATCCGTTCAGGTATCAAGAAACAAGAA GGAAAAGAAGCAGCTCTGCAAAGGTATTCAGTGCATTGTCATGGAGCTGGTCCTCAAAGTCTCTTCAGATGGGCAAAGATGCTACAACAAGCGGTACTGTTGAGCCCTGCAGGCCTGGAGCTCACTGCAGCACACTTGAGAAGCTATACACAGCTGAGAAGAAACTTTACCAGCTAGTCAGA AACAAAGAAATTGCCAAAGTGGAGCATGAGAGGAAGTCTGCGTTACTGCAGAAGCAAGATGGGGAAGCCTATGATTTGAGCAAGATAGAGAAGACTCGCTTGTCTTTGGAGAGTTTGGAATCCGAGATCCAGCGTCTAGAAGACTCCATAACTGAGACATGCTCATGTGTGCTGAAGTTAATCAATGAGGAGCTGTATCCGCAGCTCGTTGCTTTAACTTCCGG ACTTGCACATATGTGGAAGACAATGCTCAAGTGCCATCAAGTCCAAGTTCATATATCTCAGCAACTGAACCATCTTCCAGATTACCCGAGTATAGATCTTAGTTCGGAATACAAACGCCAGGCGGTTAATCAACTAGAGACCGAGGTTACTAGCTGGTACAATAGTTTCTGCAAGTTAGTAAATTCTCAGCGAGAGTACGTGAAAACACTCTGCACGTGGATCCAACTTACTGACCGCCTCTCAAAGGAAGACAACCAAAGAACCAGCTTGCCTGTTGCTGCTCGTAAGCTCTGCAAAGAATGGCAGCTTGTCTTTGAAAAGCTCCCTGATCAG GTAACCTCAGAGGCCATTAAAAGCTTTCTGATGGCAATCAAATTTGTCATTAACCAACAAACTGAGGAATACAACCTGCGGAGGAAATGGAATAAACTTGAGAAGAGGCTGGAGAAAGAGCTAATCTCGCTAGCTGAGATGGAAAGAAGGTTCGAGGGAATGTCAGCAATGGAAGAGGACGCAAACTCAACAAGTTTAGGCTCTAAGCATCCGTTGCTAATCAAACAAGCCAAGATTGAAGCCTTGAGAAAACGAGTGGACGTTGAGAAAACCAAGTACTTGAACTCGGTTGAGGTCAGTAAGAGAATGACACTGGACAACCTCAAATCAAGCCTTCCCAATGTCTTTCAGGTGCTGACTGCTCTCGCAACTGTCTTTGCCAAAGGGTTTGAATCCGTTCATGGTCAAACCGCTACAGATGTTTCAAACACATCCCAAGATTCTGATGGATCTCAACACTAA